A section of the Telopea speciosissima isolate NSW1024214 ecotype Mountain lineage chromosome 3, Tspe_v1, whole genome shotgun sequence genome encodes:
- the LOC122653719 gene encoding pentatricopeptide repeat-containing protein At5g03800 isoform X1 codes for MATIIHSTSLPSQALPSISCLPLTKPKPIGIPFSTTSSFKFLLKSHTTLPKPQQQQQQQLQLDYSSSEVLGSSLLSNDTFSLSNSWHHLLRFSIDNSDFDLARAIHASIAKVEGDTYLANSLIVAYLRLGCLDDAHKIFACLSSPDVVSYTALISAYAKSNREGKATELFFKMRDSGIEPNEYSFVAILTACIRLSDLQLGSQIHSLAIKTAYYFCIYVSNALMEMYLESDSSDHAIQLFGEMTQRDVASWNTVMSGAMKKLQYERAFELFQNMQRIDGFRADKFTLSILLDASRGSFAWMKGREIHAYALKCGFESNVSVNNALIGFYSKCGSIKDVVAIFEKMSIKDAISWTGMLNAYMEFGLVETAVQIFDQIWDPNSISYNALLAGYCLNSEGSRALELFQEMLEKGVEISDFTLTSVVNACAILSEVAASKQIHGFMLKAGFGSNHWIKAALLDMCTKCGRMDDAQKMFSQWSNRQYYSIVWTSMICGYARNGKLDETLSLFSMMQVEGDILVDEVASTAVLAVCGMLGFHEMGKQLHSYVLKSGFLSDLGVSNAIISMYAKCANMEDASKSFYLMPKHDTISWNCLIGGHLLHRQGNEALAVWSKMEEMGIKPDSITLVSIISAYRHTSSNLVDACHSLLFSMRSIYGIEPTSAHYASMVSVFGYWHYFNEAEELISNMPFEPDSTVWRALLDSCRLRSNTTLGKWAAKHLLAMDLQDPSVGILVANLYSASGRWHCSERIRKEMREKGLRKLPGQSWIIYQNRVHSFFMRDKSHFHTKDIYSGLDILILECMKAGYVPDTSFVLHEVEENQKKDFLFYHSAKLAVTYGLLMTGHGKPIRVMKNIHLCGDCHTFLKYVSIVTKREVSLRDASGFHNFRDGECSCRDYW; via the coding sequence ATGGCCACCATCATCCACTCTACTTCGCTCCCCTCCCAAGCCCTTCCATCAATCTCTTGCTTGCCCCTCACTAAGCCTAAACCAATTGGAATTCCCTTCTCAACAACCTCTTCTTTTAAATTTCTCTTAAAATCACATACCACTCTTCCAAAAccgcagcagcaacaacaacaacagctacAACTTGATTACTCATCTTCCGAGGTTCTTGGCAGTTCTCTGTTATCTAATGACACTTTTTCCTTGTCCAATAGTTGGCACCATCTTCTCCGCTTCTCAATTGATAATAGTGACTTTGACCTTGCAAGGGCTATCCATGCTTCAATTGCCAAGGTTGAAGGAGATACATATCTTGCCAATAGTCTCATTGTAGCTTACCTCAGGCTTGGCTGTTTAGATGATGCTCACAAGATCTTTGCCTGCTTATCATCGCCTGATGTGGTCTCTTATACAGCCCTTATCTCTGCTTATGCGAAATCGAATCGAGAAGGTAAAGCCACAGAGTTGTTCTTTAAGATGAGGGATTCAGGAATTGAACCCAATGAATATAGCTTTGTTGCAATCTTAACTGCATGCATTCGTCTTTCTGATTTACAATTGGGTTCTCAAATCCACTCTTTAGCAATCAAAACTGCTTACTATTTTTGCATCTATGTTTCCAATGCACTAATGGAGATGTATCTGGAATCTGACTCCAGTGACCATGCCATTCAATTGTTTGGTGAAATGACTCAACGGGATGTGGCATCATGGAATACTGTAATGTCAGGTGCAATGAAGAAGTTGCAATACGAAAGAGCTTTCGAGCTCTTTCAGAACATGCAACGAATTGATGGATTTAGAGCTGATAAGTTCACACTTTCGATTCTCCTGGATGCCTCTAGAGGGAGCTTTGCTTGGATGAAAGGTCGTGAGATTCATGCATATGCTCTTAAGTGTGGGTTTGAATCTAATGTGAGTGTGAACAATGCACTGATTGGGTTCTATTCTAAATGTGGGAGCATCAAAGATGTGGTGGCTATATTTGAGAAAATGTCAATTAAGGATGCTATAAGTTGGACGGGAATGCTTAATGCATATATGGAGTTTGGATTGGTGGAAACTGCTGTTCAGATCTTTGATCAGATATGGGATCCAAATTCTATTTCATATAATGCTCTCTTGGCAGGGTATTGTCTGAATAGTGAAGGTTCACGTGCATTGGAGTTGTTTCAAGAAATGTTGGAGAAAGGCGTGGAAATATCAGATTTCACTTTGACCAGTGTTGTTAATGCTTGTGCAATACTCTCAGAAGTAGCAGCTAGCAAGCAGATACATGGGTTCATGTTGAAGGCCGGTTTTGGGTCGAATCATTGGATCAAAGCAGCATTGCTGGATATGTGCACGAAATGTGGAAGAATGGATGATGCACAGAAGATGTTTAGTCAGTGGTCAAATCGCCAGTATTATTCAATtgtatggacatcgatgatttGTGGATATGCCCGCAACGGGAAGCTCGATGAGACtttatctctcttctctatgATGCAAGTAGAAGGTGACATTCTAGTGGATGAAGTTGCATCAACCGCAGTACTTGCTGTTTGTGGTATGTTAGGATTTCATGAGATGGGAAAGCAACTTCACTCATATGTTCTAAAATCGGGTTTTCTTTCTGATTTAGGGGTGAGCAATGCTATTATTAGCATGTATGCAAAGTGTGCAAATATGGAGGATGCAAGTAAGTCTTTCTATCTCATGCCCAAACATGATACTATTTCATGGAACTGTTTGATTGGTGGTCATCTTCTTCATAGACAAGGCAATGAAGCATTGGCTGTCTGGTCAAAGATGGAGGAGATGGGTATAAAGCCAGACTCCATCACCTTAGTTTCGATTATTTCAGCGTACAGACATACCAGCTCCAACTTGGTTGATGCTTGTCATAGTTTGCTGTTCTCCATGAGAAGTATTTATGGCATTGAGCCTACTTCAGCACATTATGCTTCTATGGTTAGTGTTTTTGGTTATTGGCATTACTTCAACGAAGCAGAAGAATTAATCAGTAATATGCCTTTTGAGCCTGATAGTACTGTATGGAGAGCCTTACTTGACAGTTGTAGGTTGAGGTCAAATACAACTCTAGGAAAGTGGGCTGCAAAGCATCTTCTTGCCATGGATCTTCAAGATCCATCAGTGGGTATACTGGTCGCAAATCTGTATTCTGCATCAGGAAGATGGCATTGTTCTGAAAGGATAAGgaaggagatgagagagaagggGTTGCGGAAGCTCCCTGGTCAAAGCTGGATCATTTATCAAAACAGGGTCCATTCATTCTTTATGAGAGACAAATCTCACTTCCACACCAAAGATATCTACAGTGGATTGGACATACTGATCTTGGAATGCATGAAGGCTGGGTATGTGCCTGATACTAGCTTTGTTCTTCATGAAGTGgaagagaatcaaaagaaggATTTCCTTTTCTATCACAGTGCCAAGTTGGCTGTGACGTATGGGCTTCTAATGACTGGGCATGGAAAACCAATACGTGTTATGAAGAATATCCATCTCTGTGGGGACTGCCATACATTTTTGAAGTATGTTTCAATTGTTACAAAGAGAGAGGTATCACTTAGGGATGCTTCAGGTTTTCACAATTTTAGGGACGGTGAATGCTCATGCAGAGATTATTGGTAA
- the LOC122653719 gene encoding pentatricopeptide repeat-containing protein At5g03800 isoform X2: MMLTRSLPAYHRLMWSLIQPLSLLMRNRIEKLGSQIHSLAIKTAYYFCIYVSNALMEMYLESDSSDHAIQLFGEMTQRDVASWNTVMSGAMKKLQYERAFELFQNMQRIDGFRADKFTLSILLDASRGSFAWMKGREIHAYALKCGFESNVSVNNALIGFYSKCGSIKDVVAIFEKMSIKDAISWTGMLNAYMEFGLVETAVQIFDQIWDPNSISYNALLAGYCLNSEGSRALELFQEMLEKGVEISDFTLTSVVNACAILSEVAASKQIHGFMLKAGFGSNHWIKAALLDMCTKCGRMDDAQKMFSQWSNRQYYSIVWTSMICGYARNGKLDETLSLFSMMQVEGDILVDEVASTAVLAVCGMLGFHEMGKQLHSYVLKSGFLSDLGVSNAIISMYAKCANMEDASKSFYLMPKHDTISWNCLIGGHLLHRQGNEALAVWSKMEEMGIKPDSITLVSIISAYRHTSSNLVDACHSLLFSMRSIYGIEPTSAHYASMVSVFGYWHYFNEAEELISNMPFEPDSTVWRALLDSCRLRSNTTLGKWAAKHLLAMDLQDPSVGILVANLYSASGRWHCSERIRKEMREKGLRKLPGQSWIIYQNRVHSFFMRDKSHFHTKDIYSGLDILILECMKAGYVPDTSFVLHEVEENQKKDFLFYHSAKLAVTYGLLMTGHGKPIRVMKNIHLCGDCHTFLKYVSIVTKREVSLRDASGFHNFRDGECSCRDYW, encoded by the exons ATGATGCTCACAAGATCTTTGCCTGCTTATCATCGCCTGATGTGGTCTCTTATACAGCCCTTATCTCTGCTTATGCGAAATCGAATCGAGAAG TTGGGTTCTCAAATCCACTCTTTAGCAATCAAAACTGCTTACTATTTTTGCATCTATGTTTCCAATGCACTAATGGAGATGTATCTGGAATCTGACTCCAGTGACCATGCCATTCAATTGTTTGGTGAAATGACTCAACGGGATGTGGCATCATGGAATACTGTAATGTCAGGTGCAATGAAGAAGTTGCAATACGAAAGAGCTTTCGAGCTCTTTCAGAACATGCAACGAATTGATGGATTTAGAGCTGATAAGTTCACACTTTCGATTCTCCTGGATGCCTCTAGAGGGAGCTTTGCTTGGATGAAAGGTCGTGAGATTCATGCATATGCTCTTAAGTGTGGGTTTGAATCTAATGTGAGTGTGAACAATGCACTGATTGGGTTCTATTCTAAATGTGGGAGCATCAAAGATGTGGTGGCTATATTTGAGAAAATGTCAATTAAGGATGCTATAAGTTGGACGGGAATGCTTAATGCATATATGGAGTTTGGATTGGTGGAAACTGCTGTTCAGATCTTTGATCAGATATGGGATCCAAATTCTATTTCATATAATGCTCTCTTGGCAGGGTATTGTCTGAATAGTGAAGGTTCACGTGCATTGGAGTTGTTTCAAGAAATGTTGGAGAAAGGCGTGGAAATATCAGATTTCACTTTGACCAGTGTTGTTAATGCTTGTGCAATACTCTCAGAAGTAGCAGCTAGCAAGCAGATACATGGGTTCATGTTGAAGGCCGGTTTTGGGTCGAATCATTGGATCAAAGCAGCATTGCTGGATATGTGCACGAAATGTGGAAGAATGGATGATGCACAGAAGATGTTTAGTCAGTGGTCAAATCGCCAGTATTATTCAATtgtatggacatcgatgatttGTGGATATGCCCGCAACGGGAAGCTCGATGAGACtttatctctcttctctatgATGCAAGTAGAAGGTGACATTCTAGTGGATGAAGTTGCATCAACCGCAGTACTTGCTGTTTGTGGTATGTTAGGATTTCATGAGATGGGAAAGCAACTTCACTCATATGTTCTAAAATCGGGTTTTCTTTCTGATTTAGGGGTGAGCAATGCTATTATTAGCATGTATGCAAAGTGTGCAAATATGGAGGATGCAAGTAAGTCTTTCTATCTCATGCCCAAACATGATACTATTTCATGGAACTGTTTGATTGGTGGTCATCTTCTTCATAGACAAGGCAATGAAGCATTGGCTGTCTGGTCAAAGATGGAGGAGATGGGTATAAAGCCAGACTCCATCACCTTAGTTTCGATTATTTCAGCGTACAGACATACCAGCTCCAACTTGGTTGATGCTTGTCATAGTTTGCTGTTCTCCATGAGAAGTATTTATGGCATTGAGCCTACTTCAGCACATTATGCTTCTATGGTTAGTGTTTTTGGTTATTGGCATTACTTCAACGAAGCAGAAGAATTAATCAGTAATATGCCTTTTGAGCCTGATAGTACTGTATGGAGAGCCTTACTTGACAGTTGTAGGTTGAGGTCAAATACAACTCTAGGAAAGTGGGCTGCAAAGCATCTTCTTGCCATGGATCTTCAAGATCCATCAGTGGGTATACTGGTCGCAAATCTGTATTCTGCATCAGGAAGATGGCATTGTTCTGAAAGGATAAGgaaggagatgagagagaagggGTTGCGGAAGCTCCCTGGTCAAAGCTGGATCATTTATCAAAACAGGGTCCATTCATTCTTTATGAGAGACAAATCTCACTTCCACACCAAAGATATCTACAGTGGATTGGACATACTGATCTTGGAATGCATGAAGGCTGGGTATGTGCCTGATACTAGCTTTGTTCTTCATGAAGTGgaagagaatcaaaagaaggATTTCCTTTTCTATCACAGTGCCAAGTTGGCTGTGACGTATGGGCTTCTAATGACTGGGCATGGAAAACCAATACGTGTTATGAAGAATATCCATCTCTGTGGGGACTGCCATACATTTTTGAAGTATGTTTCAATTGTTACAAAGAGAGAGGTATCACTTAGGGATGCTTCAGGTTTTCACAATTTTAGGGACGGTGAATGCTCATGCAGAGATTATTGGTAA
- the LOC122653720 gene encoding ABC transporter F family member 1-like: MVSDASKKKVAQKKAAAAAKRGGKAAGSSKAAAASDAQNGGGVDKLTNGVGSLEISDRTCTGVLCSHPLSRDIRIESLSVTFHGHDLIVDSELELNFGRRYGLLGLNGCGKSTLLAAIGNRELPIPEHMDIYHLTREIEASDMTALDAVISCDEERLKLEKEAEALAAEEGGGGETLERIYERLEALDTSTAEKRAAEILYGLGFNKNMQAKKTRDFSGGWRMRIGLARALFMNPTILLLDEPTNHLDLEACVWLEETLKNFERILVVVSHSQDFLNGVCTNIIHMQNKKLKIYTGNYDQYVQTRSELEENQMKQYKWEQEQISSMKEYIARFGHGSAKLARQAQSKEKTLAKMERGGLTEKVARDQVLVFRFTDVGKLPPPVLQFVEVTFGYTPDNLIYKNLDFGVDLDSRIALVGPNGAGKSTLLKLMTGELVPLDGMVRRHNHLKIAQFHQHLTEKLDLEMSALQYMIKEYPGNEEEKMRAIIGRFGLTGKAQVMPMKNLSDGQRSRVIFAWLAWRQPHMLLLDEPTNHLDIETIDSLAEALNEWDGGMVLVSHDFRLINQVAEEIWVCENQAVTRWEGDIMAFKEHLRRKAGLSD; encoded by the exons ATGGTTTCGGACGCGAGTAAGAAGAAGGTAGCCCAAAAGAAGGCTGCTGCAGCTGCCAAGAGAGGAGGAAAAGCTGCTGGATCATCGAAGGCTGCTGCTGCTTCAGATGCCCAGAATGGTGGGGGAGTCGACAAGTTAACCAATGGAGTCGGGTCCCTTGAGATATCCGATCGGACATGCACTGGTGTGCTCTGTTCTCATCCCCTGTCTAGAGATATTCGT ATAGAGTCATTATCAGTTACCTTCCATGGTCATGATCTCATTGTGGATTCTGAGCTGGAACTTAATTTTGGCAG GCGCTATGGATTACTTGGACTGAACGGATGTGGGAAATCTACCCTCCTTGCAGCAATAGGGAACCGAGAGCTTCCTATTCCAGAACACATGGATATCTATCACCTCACTAGGGAGATTGAAGCTTCTGACATGACTGCTTTGGATGCTGTAATAAGCTGTGATGAGGAGAGGCTGAAATTGGAAAAAGAAGCTGAAGCCCTTGCAGCAGAG GAAGGAGGTGGTGGAGAGACTTTGGAGCGCATTTATGAGCGTTTGGAAGCCTTGGATACATCAACTGCAGAGAAACGTGCTGCTGAGATTTTGTATGGTCTTGGTTTCAATAAAAATATGCAAGCTAAGAAAACTCGAGATTTCTCAGGTGGCTGGAGAATGAGGATCGGTTTAGCACGGGCTCTGTTCATGAACCCAACTATCCTTTTGCTTGATGAACCCACAAACCATCTAG ATTTAGAGGCTTGTGTTTGGTTGGAAGAGACATTGAAAAATTTTGAACGCATCTTGGTTGTGGTTTCACACTCCCAGGACTTCCTGAATGGTGTCTGCACAAACATCATCCATATGCAGAACAAGAAGCTGAAGATCTATACTGGTAATTATGACCAGTATGTTCAGACTCGTTCGGAACTTGAGGAGAACCAGATGAAGCAATACAAGTGGGAGCAGGAACAGATTTCATCAATGAAAGAGTACATTGCTCGGTTTGGGCATGGATCTGCTAAGCTGGCACGGCAAGCACAGAGCAAAGAGAAGACACTGGCAAAGATGGAGCGGGGTGGTCTCACAGAAAAGGTGGCAAGGGACCAGGTGTTGGTATTCCGTTTTACTGATGTAGGGAAGCTACCTCCACCGGTGCTCCAGTTTGTGGAGGTTACCTTCGGTTACACACCTGACAATCTGATCTACAAGAACCTTGACTTCGGGGTGGATCTTGATTCAAGGATAGCTCTGGTGGGACCGAATGGGGCTGGTAAGAGCACATTGTTGAAGCTGATGACGGGGGAGTTGGTTCCCCTTGATGGCATGGTCAGGCGGCACAACCACCTGAAGATTGCGCAGTTCCATCAGCACTTGACGGAGAAGCTGGACTTGGAGATGTCTGCTCTACAGTACATGATAAAGGAATATCCAGGCAAcgaggaagagaagatgagagCAATTATTGGTAGGTTTGGGCTGACGGGGAAAGCGCAGGTGATGCCAATGAAGAATTTGTCGGATGGCCAGAGGAGTCGGGTGATATTTGCATGGTTGGCGTGGAGACAGCCACACATGCTGTTGCTGGATGAGCCAACCAATCATTTGGATATTGAGACGATCGACTCACTGGCGGAGGCACTGAACGAGTGGGATGGGGGTATGGTTCTGGTCAGCCATGACTTCAGGCTTATCAACCAGGTAGCAGAAGAGATATGGGTATGTGAGAACCAGGCTGTGACCAGATGGGAAGGTGATATCATGGCCTTTAAGGAGCACCTCAGGAGGAAGGCTGGTCTATCTGATTGA